From Actinomyces slackii, a single genomic window includes:
- a CDS encoding dihydrofolate reductase — translation MGAPGGPGPGPGGLGMIWAQDITGVLGAEGDMLWRVPADFQHFKASTMGCGLVMGRTTWQSLGGALPGRRNVVMTRDPSWSAPGALRASSLRGALATAAAGLSAELGPDPRQGQARLLPRLWVIGGGSVYDQAMAAGLPDVLVVSVLDLDATAVARERGLPDSSLVRAPGISSQEWVIDPAGSDPPGLWRPVSGDARWRVETWRHL, via the coding sequence ATGGGCGCGCCTGGTGGGCCGGGCCCGGGGCCGGGCGGCCTGGGGATGATCTGGGCCCAGGACATCACCGGGGTCCTGGGCGCCGAGGGCGACATGCTGTGGCGGGTGCCGGCGGACTTCCAGCACTTCAAGGCCTCGACCATGGGCTGCGGCCTGGTCATGGGGCGCACCACCTGGCAGTCCCTGGGCGGGGCCCTGCCCGGTCGGCGCAATGTGGTGATGACCAGGGACCCCTCCTGGAGCGCGCCGGGGGCCCTGCGCGCCTCCAGCCTGCGCGGGGCCCTGGCCACGGCGGCCGCCGGGCTGAGCGCGGAGCTGGGCCCGGACCCCCGCCAGGGTCAGGCGCGCCTCCTGCCGCGCCTGTGGGTGATCGGCGGGGGCAGCGTCTACGACCAGGCGATGGCCGCGGGGCTGCCCGATGTCCTCGTGGTCTCGGTGCTGGATCTGGACGCCACGGCGGTCGCCCGCGAGCGCGGCCTGCCCGACTCCTCCCTGGTGCGGGCCCCGGGGATCTCCTCCCAGGAGTGGGTCATCGATCCGGCCGGCTCGGACCCCCCGGGGCTGTGGCGGCCGGTCTCCGGCGATGCGCGCTGGCGCGTGGAGACCTGGCGCCACCTGTAG
- a CDS encoding thymidylate synthase, with translation MSGYPALEEMGLSAPRGADVAYENLLAEVLAHGAPKTDRTGTGTRSLFARQLRYDLAAGFPRVTTKFVAMKAVKGELLWFLQGATNVRWLQERGITIWDEWADADGELGPVYGAQWRSWPTRSGAAVDQIASLIETLRTDPDSRRMLVSAWNVSELGAMALAPCHAFFQCHVSGGRLSLQVYQRSADMFLGVPFNIASYALLTHMLAQQAGLEVGELIWTGGDCHIYDNHVSQVREQLARVPRAHPFPVLRLEPAESIDAYTMESIDASQGYEHHPAIKAPVAV, from the coding sequence ATGAGCGGCTACCCGGCCCTGGAGGAGATGGGGCTGAGCGCTCCCCGGGGCGCCGATGTGGCCTATGAGAACCTCCTGGCCGAGGTCCTGGCCCACGGGGCGCCCAAGACCGATCGCACCGGGACCGGGACCCGGTCCCTGTTCGCCCGCCAGCTGCGCTACGACCTGGCAGCCGGCTTCCCGCGCGTGACCACCAAGTTCGTGGCCATGAAGGCGGTCAAGGGAGAGCTCCTGTGGTTCTTGCAGGGCGCCACGAATGTGCGCTGGCTCCAGGAGCGGGGCATCACCATCTGGGATGAGTGGGCCGATGCCGACGGCGAGCTCGGCCCGGTCTACGGCGCGCAGTGGCGCTCCTGGCCCACGCGCTCGGGCGCAGCGGTGGACCAGATCGCGAGCCTCATCGAGACGCTGCGCACCGACCCGGACTCGCGGCGCATGCTGGTCTCGGCCTGGAACGTCTCCGAGCTGGGGGCCATGGCCCTGGCTCCCTGCCACGCCTTCTTCCAGTGCCATGTCTCCGGCGGCCGCCTGAGCCTTCAGGTCTACCAGCGCAGCGCGGACATGTTCCTGGGGGTGCCCTTCAACATCGCCTCCTACGCGCTGCTGACCCATATGCTGGCCCAGCAGGCGGGCCTGGAGGTCGGCGAGCTGATCTGGACCGGCGGGGACTGCCACATCTACGACAACCACGTCTCCCAGGTCCGCGAGCAGCTGGCCCGGGTCCCCCGGGCCCACCCCTTCCCCGTGCTCCGCCTGGAGCCGGCCGAGTCCATCGACGCCTACACCATGGAGTCCATCGACGCCTCCCAGGGCTACGAGCATCATCCGGCGATCAAGGCGCCGGTGGCGGTCTAG